The DNA window GTCAAAGTGTTTGAGCCAATTGAATCCAAGATTGATCCTCTATACCATACCCTACTCAGAGGATACGTTCAACAATCGTCTCTAGATGCTGCTTTGAGGTTCTTTTGTCGAATGAAGTATGAGAACGTGATGCCGGTTGTGTATAATTTTGCTTATTTGCTGAAAGCATGCGCTGATAGTTTTGATGCTGGAAGAGGGAAGGAGATTCATGCGCAGTTGATAGTGAATGGGTTTTCCTCTAATTTGTTTTCCATGACCAGTGTGATGAATTTGTACGCTAAATGCCGCTTAATTCATGAGGCGTATAAGATGTTTGAAAGAATGCCTGAAAGAGATTTGGTTTGTTGGAATACGGTGCTTGGAGGGTTTTCACAAAACAGAATGCCAAAGAGGGTGTTGGAGTTGgttattttaatgcaagaagaggGGCATAGCCCTGATATGGTTACTGTGGTTTCTATATTGCCTACCTCTGCTGATATTAGGAATTCAAAGATTGGGAAATCGATTCATGGGTACGTTATGAGACGCGGGTTGGAGTCATACGTAAATGTTGCAACTGCCCTGTTGgacatgtatgcaaaatgtggGTTGATAGGAACGGCGAGACGGGTTTTTGATGGAATGGATTCAAGAACTGTAGTTTCATGGAATTCCTTGATTGATGGATATGCTCAAAGTGGGGATTCAGAAGAAGCGATTAATGTATTTCAAAAGATGTTGGATGAAGGACTGAAGCCAAGCAACGTTACGATTATGGGCACTTTACATGCATGTGGCGATTTGGGTGATCTCCGGAATGGTCGGTTTCTTCATGAGTTAGTCGATCAGCTAGGCCTTGGTTCGGATGTCTCGGTGATGAACTCCTTGATTTCAATGTATTGCAAGTGCAGAAGGGTTGATGTGGCATATGAATTGTTTCATAAACTGGAAGGAAAGACACTCGTATCTTGGAATGCTATAATATTAGGCTGTGCACAAAATGGTCGTGTGATTGAAGCCATCGATCTATTCTGCAAAATGCAACAGCATAATATGGTACCTGATTCATTCACACTGGTGAGTGTCATCACTGCTGTTGCTGAGTTATCTGTGTTACGCCAAGCGAATTGGATATATGGACTGGCTATACGAATGTATTTGGACAAGAATGTATTTGTTATGACAGCCATTGTTgacatgtatgcaaaatgtggAGCTGTGAATAAAGCAAGAAAGCTCTTTGACATGATGGATGAGAGGCATGTCACGACATGGAATGCTATGATAGACGGCTATGGAACTCATGGTTTTGGAAAAGAAGCTGTGGaattatttgatgaaatgtgcCAAAATGGGAGTATAAATCCGAATGATGTTACATTTCTGTGCATAATATCGGCTTGCAGCCACTCTGGCCTTGTAAAAGAAGGGCAACACTACTATACCATTATGAAAGAGGTATATGGCATAGAACCATCGATGGATCATTACGGAGCCATGGTTGACTTACTTGGTCGAGCTGGTAGAGTTGAAGAGGCTTGGGATTTTGTACAATGCATGCCTGTCGAACCAGGGATCAACGTCTTTGGTGCCATGCTGGGAGCCTGCAAGATTCACAAAAATGTGGATTTAGGGGAGAGAGTTGCTGACAAACTATTCAGTTTAGAACCAGATGACGGTGGGTATCACGTTTTACTTGCCAATATTTATGCCTTAGCTTCAATGTGGGATAAAGTTGCTAAAGTAAGAACCATGATGGAGAAGAAAGGGATTAGAAAAACACCTGGTTGCAGTACAGTGGACTTGAAAAATGAGGTTCACACTTTCTATTCTGGGAACACGAGTCATCCTCAATCCAAGAAGATATATGCATACCTTGAGACATTGATCGATAGGATCAAAATGGCTGGGTATATCCCTGATACCAGCTCTATTCATGATGTCGAAGATGATGTTCAGGAGCAGTTGCTGAATACTCACAGTGAGAAGATAGCCATTGCATTTGGACTTTTGAATACAAGTCCTGGCACGACTATTCATATCAGGAAAAATCTTCGGGTCTGTGGAGATTGCCACAATGCCACAAAATACATATCTCTTGTGACCAAACGAGAGATAGTTGTCCGCGATATGCATAGGTTCCACCATTTCAAGAATGGGACATGCTCGTGTAAAGATTATTGGTGACTTGCTCCGGGTATCATATTTGATCTGTTCATGAATACCATTGGAAGAAGTCGAATTCAACAATCCGTGATGTCCAACCACGGATCTCACGTTTATCTATCAGGCGTTGCGGTGAAAACAAGGTGGGATTCAAGATTGGCGGTTCACATAACTAGTGCAGTATTCTTTAACCATTCTGTAATCATCAAGAATAGTAGCAGCAAATGGAAGTGAAGTATTCATGATCTGAAAAGGCAGCGGCGCGGTTTTATTTTATTGTCACCTATGAAAAAAGGTCATGGAGTGACCATTGTAGGTGAAAAGCGTGGGAGACCAGTACCTGCACTAACTAAACGTGCATTTTCAACATGGAGACATACAACTAGCGAGAAccaaaataaatcatgcatttaTTTTTTCCGGAACAATTGacttttaattaattgattacaATGGTTGGTTTTAGACGAGTTGTCAAGGCATAGATTAGTTATTACCAAATTTTTCTTTCATTAACTAAATTGTCGTGTTGACTTAGCAGCAATATCTGAAGGAACCACGGCTTTTGATTACTTCCTCAAGTTTGCAAGcacatgtattttttttatataagaaATATAATCTTCAACGTtttattctttttaagaaaaccaGTAAATACAAGTTCTTGTAACCAAGTAGAGAAACCAACATCGATCCAAACATAACTAGAAGAAGACATAGCAAATTTAGCTAAACTATGAGCAACATTGTTAGCATGTCGTCGCATATGTTGAATTCCAAATAAACCATTAACTACAACTAGGTTTTGAATTTGGGAAGCAATTATCACTGCTTTCAAAGAGTCCAAATACATTTAAATGTTTGGGAGATTATTTATCATGCAGAATTTCAgaccaaataatatatatagcaGTGAGACAAATATAGGATTCCTATATTTGGTGGCTAATCGCATGACCTTCTAATTTTAACAAAGGTATATTTTATGATATGGTAATAATAAAACGACAACATGTATAAATTAAAATCGAAATTCAAATATAACTACAAAGTCCAGTAGTTTATTTATACACACAaaaataggaaaataaaataataactcaTAATTCAGCAAACAAAGCACTGCCTCTTCCCTAGCCAATCACTCCAAACAAGGCGGCCACAACGACTAACACCCCGACGAACAAACTGTTCCATCCAACCAGAACGACCGTCGCATCACTAGAGGGCGGTGGAGGCTCCGGGGTCGACGGAGTGGTGCCGGAGTCCGGAGGCGATGGTGTGGTGCCGGATGGCGGTGATGGGGTGCCGGTGTTGCTTCCGCTGGTGACCGTGACGGCCAATTTCATGCCTCGAGAGCAGTGATTGGATTCGGGACAGATGAAATACCTCGTCCCCGTGGTGGTGAGTGGGATGGAACTCGGGCTTGGACTGTTTGAAGAGATGGGGTTGTCGGAGTTGCAGTTCTGGTAGTCAGCTTGGTTTACTTCGTCCACGGAATGGGAGGGACCATAGTTGAACACTGAACATTAATTAACACAAATACCATACATCACAATCATTTCGTCTCAAATAGTCGATGATATATATATGGCTAGCTAGATTAACAAACGAATTTAATGCAATATACTTTTGAATGAAGTACTCACCAAGCACGTCTGATGTGGTAAAAGTCTGGCCGTTAGCCCAGTTATCATAATTGACACTCGAGCTCCACCCGCCGGCGCCCCCTACAACGATGTTGGCACCGTAAACTGCCTGAAAAACTAGGAGGAGAGCAGCAAGAAAAGTGATAGCTTTGGCCATTTCTGTAGACGTATCGATCCGATCCTTGGCTGGAATTAATATTATGAGATGGAAACTCAAACAAGCAATGGATATACTGGTGCATCGTGCATGTTATATAGACAGCCATGACgtgaaaatatttcaatattttttaaagagactgtaaaataattgtcaaaaaaaaaaagagagagagagagactgtaaactaaaataaacatattaactAATTACGATCAATTaccttatatttatttttaaaaatataatacttaCAAGGCAAAAAATTATTTctacataaaatttaaaattttcggttACAATAATAGTACTAAGTACGCAACTTTGGTGAACTTGAGTTAATTTTAGACTTCTATATTTGGAGTTAGATATATGGTTTTAACTTATCGTCCCAtagttggcaaaaacttgtatgtgACAGTGTCActggtcgtattttgtaagacatatattttatttgagttgaCATGTTTCACACATAAATATTcgtaagactgtctcacaagatacaTACTCTCATAGTTAGCTCAGATCTTATTTAACTATCACATAATACAATAATACGATTATTTCACTTAGATTTCATTTACGAACACATAATACAAGAATTAACAATCCCATTACGTCAAGTATTTTACCTGTTCAATAAATCTCCGAAATTAGATGTTTCGACCGCGTAGTgggtagaattttttttattgattgtCATCATATATAGTTATTCTCATATCATGGCTGATCattcatatattttaataaataataataactagttttttcttgaaaaatataaaaattagaccatgtACTCTTAATTAAAATTTCCAGGATGATTCCTATTATCACCTACCATGCTCccatgatgatgatgagatatatatatatatatatatatatatatatatatatatatatatatatatatatatatatatatatatatatatatatatcatatcgtGAGAGTAGGTAGGCATGATATGATGTATTATTTTCTTGGTCAAATTATTTGGTAGTTTAGGAAAAAGATTGTTCCTTATTGACTtcatcaaataattaattactaATGGGGTGGGTGAACTCAATCTCTTTCTGTTTTTAAATCGATCTACAACTTGTTTTAGACAGATCATCCTAAATTCTTTAATCTTTATAAGTCAAATTTTATCTTTATTACGTGAAGTTTTCAGAAAAATTCAAAAGGTCAAAAGTAATTTAAGgtattaaaaaaacaataatatttatCAGTTTTCACTTAATTATTATATGAAGAGTTCACAACTAAATTAAACCTGCACAAATATCAGATATCTTAAATTATATGGTAAagttaaacataaaataaatataagcgAAATAGTATACACACGCCATTAGCATTCGATCTTCGGCGAATATTTTTAAATGGACGTGGTGCGGTTGTGATATCGATGCAATGTTGATGTGACacttatgtatatatatgtattgtgtcaTATCAATATTCTCTATGAACAATGACTAAAGTGGTAAAAAAATCAGAAGATATGTGATTAAAAttgaatttgttttaaaaaatgattataATATGTTTGATGCTTAAAATCTTGGTCACCAACTATATATAATATTGGCCGACGTGATTTGTTATTTATTGATGATTTAAATAATCCCCAATTTTTTTAGTAAGAAATGTGTTTAATTTATTCATTTCTGTTTTACTGTCGTCCTCATCCTTACCGGCCCGTCTTTCTAGTAGtgcttatatttatatattatattaatacaCATCCAtgtctctctttttttttctttctttttttcctttttttaaaaaattctcaGATCTTTACGACCAATTAATATTCATGGCTAGAAAAAATGTGCAtgtattgaattaaaatttcaaaaagagAGGTCGAAATAGTTCGTCTTACCTAACCATTAAGAAATATTATACATACCATATTTATTTAACGAATTACCCATCGTGTCTATATATTATTACACAAAAATTCTTGTGAAACGGTCTtatgagtcaattttgtgagacaaatcttttatttggatcattatgaaataatattatttttttattgtaaatatgaacatAGTTGACAtgtttcacaaataaaaatctTTAGTCATGTAGTTGTTGTTATGTTTTTGGAATGACATCCATTCTTCAATTTTAATAAACATTTTTGGTTAGTCAATTGATTGTTGAGTCGTCAAaaacaaagattaaaaaaaaaaaactgtgtGAACCCGTCAACTGAGATACGAATTTTTAATTAAACCTAAAGTTAtgctatattttatttaattattcaaaTATGGTAGTTACGCCTCATAATCACGATCTTAATTAATGAgtatgtctcatgtgagaccgtctcacggatcataatctgtgagacgggtcaaccctacccatattcacaataaaaagtaatactcttagcataaaaaataatactttgtcatggatgacccaaataaagatccgtctcataaaatacgacccgtgagaccgtctcacacaagtttttgcccttaATTAATAGTTACAAAAAAATGGAGACATTTAAAATGATAGCCTAATTTATCATATCTAGTCATATCTTAAAATGTGGTTTATAATTTTTtgtcatttatttatttgaatattaAAGCTAATCTCATAGTTTTATAACTTCTTATCTATGATTAATTTCAGCTTCCACGCATAATGATGTACAGTatactaaaaaaaaaatataataataactattttcattaaaaattaATCGATTATCTTTAATAGTCATTAAGTACCAATTCAAATTACATTTTGGCCAACGAAGATGCTTGGAAGAGCCAACTtcaatgaaatatatattgCGAGTTCCTACCAAGTCAAGAGGATAATTAACATACATTTTACGAGAcactacaattttttttttttgagaagtaGACAtacaatatatcataaaaataaatttcaatttaagttatttaagacaataaataattaatatggtTTTGTAAGATTAAACATTTATAACTTATCgacatatgacatatatcataacataattttGTTATGCATGATTCAATAACATCATAACGTCAGTGGTTTTTATATTACATCATTCGCATAATTTAAGGCTGTTGCATTTTTGTGACATTATAATTTCAGTCGTTAATTCgttaagagtaggtctcttgtgagacagtctcatgaatctttatctcaatccataccgatattcacaataaaaataatactcttagcataaaaaataatattttttcatggatgactcaaataagatattcgtctcacaaaatacgacccgtgagatcgtctcacacaaatttttgtcattcaTTAATTGAATTGTCACTGCACACACTTTGGGACTAATGAAtgtattgaaaaatataaatatttattagaaCAAATTACAGTACGATAATATCAATAATAGCGGAAGCTATATATAATATCTGATAATGGCGGGACATGCATGCATACAAACGGGAAAAAGAAAGTCAGAAATTGAACGTAGCACTGCCTCTTACCTAGCCTATAAGCGCAAAGAATGAAGCCATAACAAGAAATATTTCAACAAACATGCTATTCCGGGCTGCCAAAATCGTGCCATGAGAGGGTGCTGGAGGTGGAGTATTGGTGGGTGCGAGTGGAGAACGCGAGGGAGGCGATGAGCGGGTGCTCGGGGAGGGAGTTGGTGTGGTTTTGGGTGGAGGTGACGCAGTGGTGCTGGGCGGATGCGATGGAGGAACAGTACTGTTTCTAGGTTGAGGTGGCGGAATGGTGGTGGACGGTGGCGGCGGTGGGGCGGTGCTGCTTCCGTCGGTGATTGTGACTGCCAATTTCATGCCCCGAGAGCAGTGGTTGGAGGTGGGGCAGATGAAGTATCTTGTTCCGGTTGAGGAGAGGGGAATTGAAGTTGGGCTGGGGCTGTATGAAACAATGGGATTATTGGTGTTGCAGTCTTCATAGTCACTGGCGCTTACTTCTTCTACGGAATGGCTGGGGCCATAGTTAAACACTGAGAATTGTATTATCAAAAGACGAAGAACTTCGTTACTCGTTAGTGAGATATACACGATTTTTAGccttaataattataatatatacacAAAAACAAAGAGAATTATCTATGTAGTCTTTTTCACAAAAGATCTTGAACAGAGGTGATCAAAATATAATACACATATACTTTTCGTAACTATAATTTAATTATGATCATATTCACTAAGTTACAGCCTCATTAAATCTTTTGCGGTCGATCAAATCCTTGATGCGTTTGAACGAATAAATGAACTTACACAAGGCATCTTTGGTTGTAAACGCTTGACCATTAGCCCAAGAATCGTAATTGAATCCGGTCGTCCATCCACTGCTGCCGCCGACAGAGATAGTGGCGCCATACACTGCCGGAAAAACATGGAGTAGCAGAAGAAGAAAAGTAATAGCTTCGGCCATTTCCATggcttcttttttttcttctttgccACAACTACAAGCAATGGATTTTGAGGGGGTGCACTCTTCACTGTTATACAGATAATAGCCAATAAAATATACAGAAATATTAGTTGCCATGCTAGCACGATCTTGTTTTGTCGGTCATATTTATGAGAATATTGACTTATTGGAAGGCAAATTGAGAGAGTTGCatttaaaaatgaaagattcAATATTGTATATATTTAGTTAAAGCTAGAAAACCTGTAGAAATATCGTAATTCAATGAATTAATTAGCCCTTACTGAGAACGATGGATTTCGGTTGAGACATTTTTGCGGGAGAGATGATATTTTCTTGCATGATTTGGAGTCTAAGATAATTGAGATTGGAAATGTGGGTGGCCGTGAAGAAGTAAATATGGAAAAATTGAAACTAGTAAGCCTTTATTTTGTGGTGGGTGTATGGGCCGTCCACGGAAAGTGAAGAAGAATATATTCATGTCATGAACCGAGGTTGATAGTATAATGTTTTTATCCATCGACGAAAGAAGAAGCATAAATGTCTCCACCACACATCCGCCTTCCATCTCCCCCTCACATGCCTCAACCATCTTCCTGGAACCTCCGCCCTCCATCTCCCCTGCACGTGTCTCCACAATCTCCTTCGCACCTTTGCTCTCCATCTTCCCCATACATTTCTCCACTCTCGATCTCCCTTCACTACACCTCCGTCCATACTTCTTCATTTATATTATACAATTGGTACTACGCAGCGTGGACTTCGTTGAACGGTTTAATAAACATTTTGTTTCAGTTTGCACGAGTGGTTTAAAGTCTCTCAAAAACCGCTTTAGAACATTTTTTTAGTGCCACCTCCGCTATCCAGCTTTTCAAATATAGATACCCAGTGTTTCGTTTGACAA is part of the Primulina eburnea isolate SZY01 chromosome 1, ASM2296580v1, whole genome shotgun sequence genome and encodes:
- the LOC140838478 gene encoding pentatricopeptide repeat-containing protein At1g11290, chloroplastic, which encodes MTSLLLPRSMPSPLSTAPPFFSPRTHIPPHIYTHPAAILLEMCTSMKELHQFLPLIIKNGLYNEHLFQTKLVSLFCKYRSLNDAVKVFEPIESKIDPLYHTLLRGYVQQSSLDAALRFFCRMKYENVMPVVYNFAYLLKACADSFDAGRGKEIHAQLIVNGFSSNLFSMTSVMNLYAKCRLIHEAYKMFERMPERDLVCWNTVLGGFSQNRMPKRVLELVILMQEEGHSPDMVTVVSILPTSADIRNSKIGKSIHGYVMRRGLESYVNVATALLDMYAKCGLIGTARRVFDGMDSRTVVSWNSLIDGYAQSGDSEEAINVFQKMLDEGLKPSNVTIMGTLHACGDLGDLRNGRFLHELVDQLGLGSDVSVMNSLISMYCKCRRVDVAYELFHKLEGKTLVSWNAIILGCAQNGRVIEAIDLFCKMQQHNMVPDSFTLVSVITAVAELSVLRQANWIYGLAIRMYLDKNVFVMTAIVDMYAKCGAVNKARKLFDMMDERHVTTWNAMIDGYGTHGFGKEAVELFDEMCQNGSINPNDVTFLCIISACSHSGLVKEGQHYYTIMKEVYGIEPSMDHYGAMVDLLGRAGRVEEAWDFVQCMPVEPGINVFGAMLGACKIHKNVDLGERVADKLFSLEPDDGGYHVLLANIYALASMWDKVAKVRTMMEKKGIRKTPGCSTVDLKNEVHTFYSGNTSHPQSKKIYAYLETLIDRIKMAGYIPDTSSIHDVEDDVQEQLLNTHSEKIAIAFGLLNTSPGTTIHIRKNLRVCGDCHNATKYISLVTKREIVVRDMHRFHHFKNGTCSCKDYW
- the LOC140838566 gene encoding stellacyanin-like, with the translated sequence MAKAITFLAALLLVFQAVYGANIVVGGAGGWSSSVNYDNWANGQTFTTSDVLVFNYGPSHSVDEVNQADYQNCNSDNPISSNSPSPSSIPLTTTGTRYFICPESNHCSRGMKLAVTVTSGSNTGTPSPPSGTTPSPPDSGTTPSTPEPPPPSSDATVVLVGWNSLFVGVLVVVAALFGVIG
- the LOC140838560 gene encoding blue copper protein-like; this translates as MEMAEAITFLLLLLHVFPAVYGATISVGGSSGWTTGFNYDSWANGQAFTTKDALLFNYGPSHSVEEVSASDYEDCNTNNPIVSYSPSPTSIPLSSTGTRYFICPTSNHCSRGMKLAVTITDGSSTAPPPPPSTTIPPPQPRNSTVPPSHPPSTTASPPPKTTPTPSPSTRSSPPSRSPLAPTNTPPPAPSHGTILAARNSMFVEIFLVMASFFALIG